One segment of Manihot esculenta cultivar AM560-2 chromosome 4, M.esculenta_v8, whole genome shotgun sequence DNA contains the following:
- the LOC110612865 gene encoding pentatricopeptide repeat-containing protein At4g14170 has translation MLSSSQHASKAVHPLISTVSFSCKFNLLQHFSLSTSTHSNLLALISSTQFLRHVKQSHAFALLNGFLPQSVSLSASLILRYATFLDPATCYRLFEGTVPYARSAFLWNTLIRAMSISRVDDNFKIYNRMVRNCVRPDDHTFPFVLKACADILNVQKGMEIHGSVFKLGFDLDIFVGNTLLLLYGNCGNLRDVKRVFEEMLERDVVSWNSVLGVFSVNGFYVEALDFFCKMHLRSGFRPNMVSVVSVLPVCAGLEDEAMGRQTHCFVMKVGLDSQVTINNALIDVYGKCGNVKTSRKVFDEMTERNEVSWNAIITGLAYLRHNNDALQMFRLMIDEEVRPNSVTISSMLPVMVELGLFELCKEIHGFSLRFGIETDVFIANSLIDMYAKSGHPSKASHVFYLMPEKNVVSWNAMVANFAQNSLELSAIELVRQMQIDGEIPNVVTFTNVLPACARMGFLHHGKEIHARLIHMGCYFDLFVSNALTDMYAKCGYLNLAQRVFSTSIRDEVSYNILIIGYSETPDCSKSLSLFLEMRLIGLKHDVVSYMGAIAACANLAALKQGKEIHGLVVREHWHMHIFIANSLVDFYVKCGRIDLAHKIFDRIPNKDAASWNTMILGYGMIGELEIAINLFEAMKADGVQYDSVSYIAVLSACSHGGLVERGKKYFEKMQAQNIKPTHMHYACMVDLLGRAGLMEETVKFIEVLPIEPDANIWGALLGACRIHGNIELACWAAEHLFKLKPQHCGYYTILSNMYAEAGKWEEADRVRELMKLRGAKKNPGCSWVQIDNQVHAFVSGEKITKFNSGSWFAKL, from the coding sequence ATGTTATCGTCTTCTCAACATGCAAGTAAAGCTGTTCATCCTTTAATTTCTACAGTCTCATTCTCTTGTAAATTCAATCTCCTTCAACACTTTTCTTTATCCACCTCCACTCACAGCAATCTGCTCGCTCTCATCTCTAGTACTCAATTTCTTCGCCATGTCAAACAATCTCATGCCTTTGCTCTTCTCAATGGCTTTCTTCCCCAAAGTGTCTCTCTCAGCGCCTCTCTCATCCTCCGCTACGCCACTTTTCTCGACCCTGCAACCTGTTACCGTCTTTTTGAAGGAACTGTTCCATATGCTCGCTCTGCTTTCTTGTGGAACACTCTCATTCGGGCTATGTCGATTTCTCGAGTTGATGATAACTTTAAAATCTATAATCGAATGGTTCGAAATTGTGTCAGGCCTGATGATCACACTTTCCCTTTCGTCCTCAAGGCATGTGCCGATATTTTGAATGTTCAGAAGGGTATGGAGATTCATGGGTCTGTGTTTAAACTTGGTTTTGATTTGGATATTTTTGTGGGTAACACCCTTTTGTTGTTATATGGTAATTGTGGGAATTTGAGGGATGTAAAGAGGGTGTTTGAAGAAATGCTTGAAAGAGATGTTGTGTCTTGGAATTCGGTCCTTGGAGTGTTTTCCGTTAATGGGTTTTACGTGGAGGCGCTTGACTTCTTTTGTAAAATGCATTTGAGATCTGGCTTTAGGCCAAACATGGTTAGTGTTGTAAGTGTGTTGCCAGTTTGTGCTGGCCTTGAAGATGAGGCGATGGGCAGGCAAACTCATTGTTTTGTTATGAAGGTTGGGCTGGATTCTCAGGTGACCATAAATAATGCTTTGATTGACGTGTATGGGAAATGTGGGAATGTGAAGACTTCGAGAAAAGTTTTTGATGAAATGACGGAGAGGAATGAGGTCTCATGGAATGCAATAATTACTGGTCTTGCTTATCTAAGGCATAATAATGATGCACTGCAGATGTTTAGATTGATGATAGATGAAGAGGTAAGACCAAATTCTGTCACTATTTCTAGTATGTTACCTGTAATGGTTGAATTAGGGCTTTTTGAACTGTGCAAGGAAATTCACGGGTTTAGTTTAAGATTTGGTATTGAAACTGATGTTTTTATTGCGAACTCACTGATTGATATGTATGCAAAGTCAGGGCATCCATCCAAAGCTTCCCATGTGTTCTACCTAATGCCGGAAAAGAATGTTGTTTCTTGGAACGCCATGGTTGCTAATTTTGCACAAAACAGTCTTGAACTATCTGCTATTGAGTTAGTAAGACAAATGCAAATTGATGGTGAGATTCCAAATGTGGTCACGTTCACAAATGTTCTTCCAGCTTGTGCACGAATGGGGTTCCTTCACCATGGTAAAGAAATCCATGCAAGACTTATCCATATGGGTTGCTATTTTGATCTGTTCGTCTCCAACGCTCTTACAGATATGTATGCAAAATGTGGTTACCTGAATCTTGCTCAACGAGTCTTTAGCACCTCCATTAGGGATGAAGTATCTTACAACATTTTAATTATAGGATATTCTGAAACACCTGATTGCTCAAAATCTCTTAGTTTATTCTTAGAAATGAGGCTTATAGGTTTGAAGCATGATGTAGTTTCTTACATGGGTGCTATTGCAGCTTGTGCAAATCTAGCTGCATTGAAGCAAGGGAAAGAGATTCATGGATTAGTTGTAAGAGAGCATTGGCACATGCATATCTTCATTGCTAACTCACTTGTGGACTTCTATGTCAAATGTGGGCGAATTGATCTTGCTCATAAGATCTTTGATCGGATTCCAAACAAGGATGCAGCCTCTTGGAACACTATGATATTAGGGTATGGAATGATAGGTGAGTTGGAGATTGCCATAAATCTCTTTGAAGCAATGAAAGCAGATGGTGTGCAATATGATTCAGTATCGTACATTGCAGTCTTGTCAGCTTGTAGTCACGGTGGGCTAGTTGAAAGGGGAAAGAAATACTTTGAGAAAATGCAGGCTCAGAATATTAAGCCAACACACATGCACTATGCTTGTATGGTTGATCTGCTTGGCAGGGCTGGACTTATGGAAGAAACAGTAAAATTCATTGAAGTCTTGCCTATTGAACCAGATGCCAACATATGGGGTGCTTTGCTTGGGGCATGCCGAATCCATGGAAATATAGAGTTGGCATGTTGGGCGGCTGAACATCTGTTTAAGTTAAAGCCGCAACATTGTGGATACTACACAATTCTTTCAAACATGTATGCAGAAGCAGGAAAATGGGAGGAGGCAGACAGGGTAAGGGAATTGATGAAGTTAAGGGGTGCAAAGAAGAATCCTGGTTGCAGTTGGGTCCAAATTGACAACCAGGTTCATGCTTTCGTATCAGGAGAGAAAATAACTAAATTCAATTCAGGTTCTTGGTTTgcaaaattatga